In Brevibacillus brevis NBRC 100599, a single genomic region encodes these proteins:
- a CDS encoding EutP/PduV family microcompartment system protein, whose protein sequence is MTGRVMIIGAIEAGKSSLVRALFNDEQPARKTQALEYRDWAIDTPGEYSENPMFYRTLMATSLEAKIIVMVQDATRERNYFPPGFSQGFPQSCIGVITKMDHPDANVERAEQFLRQSLGNAKIFRTSSLTSEGVPELRAYLQQIVNE, encoded by the coding sequence ATGACCGGCCGTGTAATGATTATCGGTGCAATTGAAGCAGGAAAGTCTTCTCTGGTGCGGGCGCTGTTCAATGACGAACAGCCTGCCCGGAAGACACAAGCGCTCGAATATCGGGACTGGGCGATTGACACTCCGGGTGAGTACAGCGAAAACCCGATGTTTTACCGAACGCTTATGGCTACCTCTCTTGAGGCGAAGATCATTGTGATGGTGCAGGATGCTACGCGGGAGCGCAATTATTTCCCTCCTGGCTTTTCACAAGGGTTTCCGCAATCGTGCATCGGGGTTATTACCAAAATGGATCATCCTGATGCAAATGTGGAGAGGGCAGAACAATTCCTGCGTCAATCGCTCGGCAATGCGAAAATTTTCCGAACCTCCTCGCTCACGAGTGAGGGAGTGCCAGAATTGCGAGCGTATTTGCAACAAATTGTAAACGAGTAA
- a CDS encoding ethanolamine ammonia-lyase reactivating factor EutA, whose amino-acid sequence MDEQWIQSVGIDVGTSTTKMIVSRLRLGRMSSTFSLPRYQIVERQLLYASEVHSTPLIGFDEIDADGIGAILAAEYDKAQISLSQIKSGAVIITGETASKKNAQHIVHLLAERSGDFVVATAGADLEGVLAGKGAGAEKRSQAIQGVIVNVDIGGGTANAAYFQRGRAIATVTFHVGGRLIRLSPQGVVQYVSPNIQQWLTAKGLRIQVGQEIGFAQLTEVAEQLGRSMLDYLTGKERQVSGLLVVGPHLRDAIPVAELTVSGGVGLLMSGPPVQTISDASRYGDFGPLLGYVLQQEREKGTYPVQWLDPDQTVRATVIGAGMQSTEISGSTVHIKPELLPIKNIPILKLELTEEQLADATRLRQEVASIYQLGERLFEKTTGIPFALAISGIGYCSYALLQTLSQELSEQYRATFPESQTMVVICETDMAKALGQALALRCKGAPEIICIDQVRVEYGDYIDLGEPISGTIIPVVVKTLAFDERP is encoded by the coding sequence ATGGACGAACAATGGATCCAAAGCGTCGGGATCGATGTGGGAACAAGCACGACCAAAATGATCGTAAGCCGATTGCGATTGGGCCGCATGTCCAGTACGTTTTCGCTGCCGCGTTATCAGATCGTGGAGCGACAATTGCTATATGCGAGTGAAGTACATTCCACACCGCTCATCGGATTTGATGAAATCGACGCTGACGGAATCGGAGCGATTCTTGCAGCCGAGTACGACAAGGCACAAATCAGCTTGTCTCAAATCAAGTCCGGCGCGGTTATCATTACCGGAGAAACAGCCAGCAAAAAGAACGCACAGCATATCGTTCATCTGCTGGCTGAACGCTCCGGGGATTTCGTGGTAGCGACAGCAGGTGCTGACCTCGAAGGCGTGCTGGCGGGCAAGGGTGCAGGCGCAGAAAAACGCTCGCAAGCCATACAAGGTGTGATCGTCAACGTCGATATTGGCGGAGGAACAGCGAATGCAGCCTACTTCCAACGTGGCCGAGCGATTGCAACGGTTACATTCCACGTCGGAGGAAGGCTGATCCGTCTCAGTCCGCAAGGTGTCGTTCAATACGTGTCGCCGAACATTCAACAATGGCTGACGGCAAAAGGACTGCGTATTCAAGTCGGACAGGAAATCGGATTCGCGCAGCTCACAGAGGTTGCCGAACAGCTGGGACGCAGTATGCTCGATTATTTGACGGGGAAAGAGCGCCAAGTGTCAGGCTTGCTCGTAGTGGGACCGCATTTGCGCGATGCCATCCCTGTCGCCGAGCTGACTGTCTCAGGCGGTGTGGGTCTACTCATGAGCGGACCTCCCGTCCAAACTATTTCGGATGCGAGCCGATACGGCGATTTTGGCCCACTGCTCGGATATGTACTCCAGCAGGAGCGCGAAAAAGGAACGTATCCGGTACAGTGGCTAGACCCGGATCAAACGGTACGGGCAACGGTAATTGGCGCGGGGATGCAGAGTACGGAGATTAGTGGTTCAACCGTGCATATCAAGCCGGAGCTGTTGCCGATTAAAAATATTCCGATTCTCAAGCTAGAGCTTACCGAGGAACAATTGGCAGATGCCACACGACTGCGACAGGAAGTGGCTTCGATCTACCAACTGGGTGAGCGCCTGTTTGAAAAAACGACAGGGATTCCTTTCGCACTCGCGATCTCCGGCATCGGGTACTGCTCGTACGCTCTGCTGCAGACGCTGTCCCAGGAGCTGTCGGAGCAATACCGGGCAACTTTCCCCGAGAGTCAAACCATGGTTGTGATCTGTGAAACAGATATGGCGAAAGCACTCGGGCAGGCCTTGGCGCTGCGTTGCAAAGGGGCACCGGAAATCATTTGCATCGATCAGGTGCGTGTGGAATACGGCGATTACATCGATCTCGGTGAGCCGATCTCGGGAACGATCATTCCCGTCGTCGTCAAAACACTCGCGTTTGATGAAAGGCCGTAA
- the mdh gene encoding malate dehydrogenase yields the protein MTFRRKKVAVIGSGFTGATTAFIMAQKELADIVLVDIPQLENPTKGKALDMMEASPVLGFDASITGTSDYKDIEGSDIVIITAGIARKPGMSRDDLVATNAAIMRSVAEQVKTYAPNSIVLILSNPVDAMTYTFYKTSGFPKHRVIGQSGVLDTARFRTFVAMELNVSVNDVTGFVLGGHGDDMVPLLRYSYAGGIPLEKLIPQDRLDAIVERTRKGGGEIVALLGNGSAYYAPAAALVEMAEAILKDQKRILPSIALLQGEYGYNDIYLGVPTLLGGNGIEQVIELDLTAAEKAALDKSADSVRAVMKVAMP from the coding sequence ATGACATTCCGCAGAAAAAAAGTAGCCGTAATCGGTAGTGGTTTTACGGGAGCGACCACTGCGTTCATCATGGCGCAAAAAGAGCTGGCTGACATCGTTTTGGTCGATATCCCTCAATTGGAAAACCCAACGAAGGGGAAAGCACTCGACATGATGGAGGCTTCTCCCGTTCTCGGCTTCGATGCTAGCATTACAGGTACTTCTGACTATAAAGACATCGAAGGCTCCGATATCGTAATTATCACAGCAGGGATTGCTCGCAAGCCAGGTATGTCCCGCGACGACTTGGTAGCAACGAATGCAGCCATCATGCGCTCGGTTGCTGAGCAAGTGAAAACATATGCACCAAACTCCATCGTACTCATCCTGTCCAACCCGGTAGATGCGATGACCTATACATTCTACAAAACGTCCGGCTTCCCGAAACACCGCGTTATCGGTCAATCCGGCGTACTCGATACAGCTCGCTTCCGTACGTTCGTAGCGATGGAACTGAATGTATCCGTAAATGACGTAACAGGCTTCGTATTGGGCGGCCACGGTGACGACATGGTGCCACTCTTGCGTTACTCCTACGCTGGCGGCATCCCACTCGAAAAATTGATCCCACAAGATCGTCTGGACGCTATCGTAGAGCGTACACGCAAAGGCGGCGGCGAAATCGTAGCTCTCTTGGGCAACGGTTCCGCTTACTATGCACCTGCGGCAGCTCTGGTAGAAATGGCAGAAGCGATCTTGAAAGACCAGAAGCGCATCCTGCCATCCATCGCTTTACTCCAAGGCGAGTATGGTTACAATGATATCTACCTGGGCGTACCAACCCTCTTGGGTGGAAACGGTATCGAGCAAGTCATCGAGCTGGATCTGACTGCTGCTGAGAAAGCAGCCTTGGATAAATCCGCAGATTCCGTTCGTGCGGTTATGAAAGTAGCTATGCCATAA
- the eutS gene encoding ethanolamine utilization microcompartment protein EutS, producing MEQERSRVIQEFVPGKQVTLAHVIANPDPMLYTKLGINEAGAIGILTLTPTETAIIAADIATKAAGVELGFLDRFTGSLIVVGDVSAVEMAVEAVNQVLSEKLRFTPALVTKS from the coding sequence ATGGAACAGGAACGTTCACGAGTCATCCAGGAATTCGTACCAGGGAAACAGGTCACGTTGGCTCATGTAATCGCAAACCCTGACCCAATGCTCTATACCAAGCTAGGTATCAATGAGGCTGGTGCTATCGGCATCTTGACTTTGACGCCTACCGAAACAGCCATTATTGCCGCGGATATTGCGACAAAGGCTGCTGGCGTCGAGCTTGGGTTTCTCGATCGTTTTACAGGTTCACTGATTGTCGTAGGAGATGTATCCGCTGTTGAGATGGCAGTCGAAGCGGTCAATCAGGTGCTGAGCGAAAAACTGCGGTTTACACCGGCATTGGTGACGAAATCATGA
- a CDS encoding sensor histidine kinase produces MQSIREVCKASTTLSDDDIRIVEDLASKLQIFADLSQADMFIDCPTVDRSAAMVVAQAAPSTARSMYSGSVVGHLATAINEPAVMYCLTTGKPVIGSRGVSQEQVVMRQSVVPITNAAGKTIGTLITEQDISKQVEQEKNVEMLKETTEHLSETLIQFAVPDLPISSLLHEGMILFDQSGVITYANGRAHKLLSLIGFERPEKGESIERIFSWRVSPENFVRNGGYIQEELSKGKHFIMMKAVSSVRKQDIIGGFILLRDISDIREKEKQLMIKSAVIKEIHHRVKNNLQTISSLLRLQMRRSQSNEIEKVYRESINRINSIAIIHEYLAQDGLEQIDFKEILTKISKIIVSSMRRSEQAIHVVVTGESVYLPSNKATSFALIVTELIQNCMIHGFLEQQEGKISIALVAKEDFVSLSVTDDGVGIEDMEQIHKKGHLGLKIVDTLVREDLEGTMHFRNTGNGTEVTILYPIQKEDEDDTAEDYGG; encoded by the coding sequence ATGCAATCAATACGAGAAGTGTGCAAAGCGTCCACGACGTTGAGTGATGACGACATTCGGATTGTGGAGGATCTGGCTTCCAAGCTTCAGATTTTTGCTGATCTGTCTCAAGCGGACATGTTTATTGATTGTCCAACGGTAGATCGGAGCGCTGCGATGGTAGTCGCACAAGCTGCACCGAGTACGGCACGCTCTATGTACAGTGGATCGGTCGTAGGGCATTTGGCGACGGCGATTAATGAGCCGGCCGTTATGTATTGTCTGACTACAGGCAAGCCCGTCATCGGTTCACGTGGGGTTTCACAGGAGCAGGTCGTGATGCGACAAAGTGTCGTACCCATCACGAATGCGGCTGGAAAAACAATCGGGACCTTGATAACTGAACAAGATATATCCAAACAGGTGGAACAGGAAAAGAACGTCGAAATGCTCAAGGAAACAACAGAGCATTTAAGCGAGACGCTCATCCAGTTCGCTGTGCCTGATCTGCCCATTTCGTCGCTGTTGCACGAGGGCATGATTTTGTTTGATCAGAGTGGGGTTATCACGTACGCCAATGGCCGTGCCCACAAGCTGCTCTCCTTGATTGGCTTTGAACGACCAGAAAAGGGAGAGAGCATTGAACGTATTTTTTCCTGGAGAGTTTCCCCGGAGAATTTTGTACGCAACGGGGGTTATATTCAGGAGGAGCTGTCAAAAGGCAAACATTTTATTATGATGAAAGCGGTTTCGTCCGTCCGCAAACAAGACATCATTGGAGGATTCATTCTCCTGCGAGACATATCGGACATTCGGGAAAAAGAAAAGCAATTGATGATCAAATCCGCGGTGATCAAAGAGATTCACCACCGGGTCAAAAACAATTTGCAAACCATCTCTAGCCTGTTGCGCCTGCAAATGCGGCGTTCGCAGTCCAACGAGATTGAAAAGGTATACCGGGAAAGCATCAATCGCATCAACAGCATCGCCATTATTCACGAATACTTGGCACAGGATGGTCTGGAGCAGATTGACTTCAAAGAGATTTTAACCAAAATATCGAAAATAATCGTCTCTTCGATGAGACGTTCTGAGCAAGCTATACACGTCGTGGTGACGGGCGAATCGGTGTATCTGCCGTCCAACAAAGCAACATCGTTTGCTTTGATCGTCACCGAGCTGATTCAAAATTGCATGATTCATGGTTTTCTTGAGCAGCAAGAAGGGAAAATCTCTATTGCACTGGTTGCCAAGGAGGACTTCGTGAGTCTGTCTGTGACAGATGACGGGGTAGGCATCGAGGACATGGAGCAAATCCACAAAAAGGGCCATCTGGGCTTGAAAATTGTCGATACACTGGTCAGGGAAGACCTCGAAGGCACGATGCATTTCCGCAACACTGGGAACGGAACAGAGGTTACCATACTCTATCCGATCCAAAAGGAGGATGAAGATGACACAGCCGAAGATTATGGTGGTTGA
- a CDS encoding ANTAR domain-containing response regulator produces MTQPKIMVVDDEPIIRMDLREMLENEGYLVVAEAKNGEEAVEQAHRHKPDLIIMDVKMPVLNGIKASSIIRSFSDSSILLLTAYSQKELVQDARKAGVTAYLVKPVSEDDLIPAVEIALSQKEKVVSLKKDINDLKQKIEDRKAVEKAKGKLMSALSLEEDAAYKWMQQVSMQRRMPLVKLAEEILSGEQAIFTQD; encoded by the coding sequence ATGACACAGCCGAAGATTATGGTGGTTGATGACGAGCCGATTATTCGCATGGATTTGCGCGAGATGCTCGAAAATGAAGGGTATTTAGTGGTTGCCGAGGCGAAAAACGGAGAAGAGGCAGTCGAACAGGCCCATCGTCACAAGCCCGATCTGATCATTATGGATGTGAAAATGCCTGTCTTGAATGGAATCAAGGCAAGCAGTATCATTCGTTCCTTTTCAGACAGTTCCATTCTTCTTTTGACGGCTTACAGCCAAAAGGAACTCGTCCAGGATGCCAGAAAAGCGGGTGTGACGGCTTACTTGGTGAAGCCGGTGTCGGAGGATGACTTGATTCCCGCAGTAGAAATCGCACTCAGCCAAAAGGAAAAAGTCGTTTCCCTGAAGAAGGATATAAATGATCTGAAGCAAAAGATCGAGGATCGCAAGGCAGTGGAAAAGGCAAAAGGAAAGCTGATGAGTGCCCTATCCTTGGAAGAGGATGCGGCTTACAAATGGATGCAGCAAGTAAGCATGCAACGGCGCATGCCGCTTGTGAAGCTGGCAGAGGAAATTTTGTCGGGCGAGCAGGCCATTTTTACGCAAGATTAG
- a CDS encoding helix-turn-helix domain-containing protein: MILYGGLQGTMHRWLRSEIEKCRRKHGYTLSKLSELTGINPGSLSEILNGNPPRAMTIGQLDAFAKVFGREQGWLYELYPEECLSEQRISRPRLIPYLARCVEVGRKDCIETVVSILLENPKNILILFALAEQLYEKGQLKESVPFYEYVIENEKDSYSDHFVMSQYRLFRAVLGTNAEENWENVIRFSPYRNRLPENYQLDALFQLARVCFALQKWNKSGEYGDELRLLAETVHMHELDRLKRNKKGEPLKPERPLVYYYGMGHLYKGAALEMQGLYEEAKQYVRVYADLGWFELLDEDGRKEVERFKVWAKANSYTLEVLSGNTDVLEEYVDYLESLPTNELLAGMISIMKSANTYHFCVDEILDRFSSQIASFDQFTEAIGLDRHLQFRYQTAIYEFGKGRIERGIEESIYYLSLADLMNRHDEALTYIALFGWLGNLNKRIGNQNELGG, encoded by the coding sequence ATGATTCTTTATGGGGGGCTGCAAGGGACAATGCATCGGTGGCTGCGGTCAGAAATTGAAAAATGCCGGAGAAAGCACGGTTATACATTAAGCAAGCTAAGTGAATTAACAGGCATTAACCCTGGTAGCTTGAGTGAGATTCTTAATGGAAATCCGCCGCGGGCTATGACCATAGGGCAATTAGATGCGTTCGCCAAGGTATTTGGACGCGAGCAGGGTTGGTTATATGAATTATACCCGGAAGAATGTTTGTCAGAGCAGAGAATTTCGCGCCCGCGATTAATACCGTATTTGGCTCGATGCGTGGAGGTTGGGAGAAAGGATTGCATAGAGACTGTTGTTTCCATATTGTTAGAGAATCCGAAGAACATCTTGATTCTGTTTGCCCTTGCAGAACAGCTATATGAGAAAGGGCAACTAAAAGAGTCAGTGCCCTTTTATGAATATGTCATTGAGAATGAAAAAGATAGCTATTCTGACCACTTTGTAATGAGTCAGTATCGGTTATTTCGTGCTGTACTTGGGACAAATGCAGAAGAAAATTGGGAGAATGTGATTCGGTTTTCTCCGTATCGAAATAGGCTTCCAGAGAACTACCAACTCGATGCTTTATTCCAATTAGCACGGGTCTGTTTTGCTTTGCAAAAGTGGAACAAATCAGGAGAGTACGGTGACGAGTTACGGCTTCTTGCAGAAACTGTTCACATGCATGAATTGGACAGGTTGAAAAGAAACAAAAAAGGGGAACCCCTGAAACCGGAGCGCCCTCTTGTCTATTATTACGGAATGGGACATTTATATAAAGGTGCAGCTCTGGAAATGCAAGGACTGTATGAAGAGGCGAAGCAATATGTGCGAGTTTACGCTGATTTAGGATGGTTTGAATTACTTGATGAAGACGGACGTAAAGAGGTAGAGAGATTCAAGGTATGGGCAAAGGCGAACTCCTATACATTGGAGGTGTTATCTGGGAATACAGACGTCTTAGAAGAGTATGTAGACTATCTTGAAAGTCTGCCCACCAACGAATTACTTGCTGGTATGATTTCTATTATGAAATCAGCAAATACCTACCATTTTTGTGTAGATGAGATATTGGATCGCTTTTCTTCGCAAATTGCCAGTTTCGATCAATTTACAGAAGCAATAGGATTAGATCGGCATCTCCAGTTTCGGTATCAGACAGCCATTTATGAGTTTGGTAAGGGGCGGATCGAGAGAGGGATTGAAGAAAGTATATATTACCTTTCTCTAGCAGATTTGATGAATCGACATGATGAGGCTCTTACATACATAGCATTGTTTGGATGGTTAGGGAATTTGAATAAGCGAATAGGTAACCAAAACGAGTTAGGTGGCTAG
- a CDS encoding helix-turn-helix domain-containing protein — protein sequence MGGLQGTMHWSLRSEIERHRRECGYTLSKLGELTGINHGSLSEILNGNPPRAMTIGQLDALAAVFGREPGWLYELYTEECITEGRISRPRLIPYLIRCAEVGRQDCIDEVVPKLLENPKNISTLFAVAEQLYEEGKQKQSVPFYEYVIENEKDSYSNQFVMSQYRLFRVVVQGTNSEENWKAVIRFDPYRRRLPENNQLDALLQLANVCYTIHKWREMDKYADELRELATIIYEDELRRRRSNKASEMLSTERHLVVYYGQAFLIKSIALEKQELYEEAKRYVDGYADLSWFEFLDEIGQIEVQKFRSWATANLYTLNILMGNSDVIPDYIHFLSDHPKEVLSGLVTIVSAANQYGFSIDSIFEQFAEHIDRFEDRQDAIGMSEHMQFRNEMAIYLFKRGKYAEGLNETLRCLSLSDTMKDYDSFKKCTTLFWMHLQYASDEQKGKYQTILTKGAV from the coding sequence ATGGGGGGGCTGCAAGGGACAATGCACTGGTCGCTGCGGTCAGAAATTGAAAGACACCGTAGAGAGTGCGGCTATACCTTGAGTAAATTAGGTGAATTAACGGGAATCAACCATGGGAGTTTAAGCGAAATCTTGAACGGAAATCCACCGCGGGCTATGACCATTGGTCAATTGGATGCGCTAGCGGCGGTGTTTGGTCGCGAGCCAGGTTGGTTGTACGAATTGTATACGGAAGAATGCATAACAGAGGGGCGAATATCGCGCCCTCGGTTGATACCGTATTTGATTCGATGTGCAGAGGTTGGGCGGCAGGATTGTATAGATGAGGTTGTTCCTAAACTGTTGGAGAATCCAAAGAATATCTCGACCCTCTTTGCCGTAGCAGAGCAGCTATATGAGGAAGGGAAACAGAAACAGTCAGTACCTTTCTATGAATACGTGATTGAAAACGAAAAAGATAGTTACTCTAACCAATTTGTGATGAGTCAGTACAGACTTTTTCGAGTAGTAGTGCAAGGTACGAATTCTGAAGAAAATTGGAAGGCTGTCATTCGATTTGATCCGTATCGAAGACGCCTACCCGAAAATAACCAGTTAGATGCACTACTACAATTAGCAAATGTTTGTTATACTATCCACAAATGGAGAGAAATGGATAAATACGCCGATGAATTAAGGGAATTGGCTACTATTATCTATGAGGATGAGTTGCGTAGACGAAGAAGCAACAAGGCCAGTGAAATGCTTTCAACTGAACGTCATTTGGTTGTGTACTATGGACAAGCATTTCTCATTAAAAGTATAGCATTAGAAAAACAGGAGTTGTACGAAGAAGCGAAGCGATATGTTGATGGATACGCTGATTTAAGCTGGTTTGAATTCTTGGACGAAATTGGTCAAATCGAAGTGCAGAAATTTCGATCATGGGCGACAGCGAATTTGTACACGCTGAACATACTTATGGGGAATAGTGATGTCATCCCTGATTATATTCATTTCCTTTCTGATCATCCGAAAGAGGTCCTTTCAGGTTTAGTAACGATTGTGAGTGCTGCCAATCAATACGGTTTTTCGATCGATTCGATATTTGAGCAGTTTGCAGAACATATTGATCGTTTTGAGGATCGTCAGGACGCTATCGGCATGAGCGAACATATGCAGTTTCGGAATGAAATGGCGATTTACTTGTTTAAAAGAGGGAAGTATGCAGAGGGGCTTAATGAAACGCTTCGATGCCTTAGCCTGTCTGATACCATGAAAGATTACGATAGCTTCAAAAAATGTACAACGCTGTTTTGGATGCATCTGCAATATGCGTCTGATGAACAGAAAGGCAAGTATCAAACTATCCTTACGAAAGGGGCTGTATAG
- a CDS encoding aspartyl-phosphate phosphatase Spo0E family protein: MDITAIANILDRDVSFHPGNSPKRGAASAPKSKCTIRGMVKEIGCHLELDNRIEQLRREMMELAGKYGLSHDKVLAVSQQLDKYIVIAQNRLKTEK, from the coding sequence TTGGATATTACTGCTATCGCAAATATTTTAGATAGGGATGTTTCTTTTCACCCTGGAAACTCCCCCAAAAGAGGCGCAGCATCAGCCCCTAAAAGTAAGTGTACAATTCGGGGCATGGTAAAGGAAATCGGTTGCCACTTAGAGTTGGATAATAGAATTGAACAGCTACGACGGGAAATGATGGAGTTAGCGGGAAAGTACGGTCTCTCACATGATAAAGTTTTGGCTGTAAGCCAACAATTGGATAAATATATTGTCATTGCACAAAACAGACTAAAAACGGAAAAGTAA
- a CDS encoding ethanolamine ammonia-lyase subunit EutB encodes MNTKTTVLGQTYQFRDLKEVFAKANEDKSGDQLAGIDAADSRERVAAKQVLADLTLADIRNNPMVPAEEDEVSRVIEEGINEKIYNEIKNWSVAELREYILSHQAGDNELKRISRGLSSEMIAATAKLMSNLDLITAASKIKVVTHANTAIGHKGVLASRVQPNHPSDNVQGIKASLYEGLSYGIGDAVIGINPVIDTADSVKDILNMTKDVMTKFDIPTQNCVLAHVSTQMRAIRNGAPADLIFQSLAGSEKGNNAFGIDVALLDEADELMRKQGTSYGPNFWYFETGQGSELSAEAHHGMDQVTMEARCYGLARKYNPFIVNTVVGFIGPEYLYDSRQVIRAGLEDHYMGKMHGLPMGCDVCYTNHMKVDQNDMDNLGILLSSAGVNFVIGVAMADDVMLNYQSTSFHDIAAFREVMGLRPAPDFEKWLEKMGIMENGRLTAKAGDPTIFM; translated from the coding sequence ATGAACACGAAAACGACTGTGCTTGGACAGACCTATCAATTTCGCGATTTAAAAGAAGTTTTCGCGAAGGCTAATGAAGATAAATCAGGCGACCAGCTGGCTGGTATCGACGCTGCTGATTCCCGGGAACGTGTAGCTGCTAAGCAAGTTTTGGCTGACCTGACATTGGCGGATATCCGCAACAATCCGATGGTTCCGGCAGAAGAAGACGAAGTATCGCGTGTGATCGAAGAAGGCATCAACGAAAAGATTTACAACGAAATCAAGAACTGGAGCGTAGCTGAGCTGCGCGAGTACATCTTGAGCCATCAAGCAGGCGATAATGAACTCAAGCGAATCAGCCGCGGCTTGTCCAGCGAGATGATCGCAGCGACTGCCAAGCTCATGAGCAACCTGGACTTGATCACGGCTGCGTCCAAGATTAAAGTTGTGACGCATGCCAACACGGCAATCGGTCATAAGGGCGTACTGGCTTCTCGTGTACAGCCGAACCATCCATCCGATAACGTACAAGGTATCAAGGCGTCCCTGTACGAAGGATTGAGCTACGGAATCGGCGATGCGGTAATCGGGATCAACCCGGTTATCGATACAGCGGACAGCGTGAAGGATATTTTGAACATGACCAAAGACGTGATGACCAAGTTTGATATCCCGACGCAAAACTGCGTATTGGCTCACGTATCCACGCAAATGCGTGCCATCCGTAATGGGGCACCAGCAGACTTGATCTTCCAAAGTTTGGCGGGTAGTGAAAAAGGAAACAATGCATTTGGTATTGATGTAGCACTGCTGGATGAAGCAGATGAGCTGATGCGCAAACAAGGCACTTCCTACGGGCCGAACTTCTGGTATTTCGAGACAGGTCAAGGCTCTGAGCTGTCTGCCGAGGCGCATCACGGCATGGACCAGGTAACAATGGAAGCGCGCTGCTACGGACTTGCTCGCAAGTACAATCCGTTTATCGTAAACACAGTAGTTGGCTTCATTGGACCTGAGTATTTGTACGACAGCCGTCAAGTAATCCGTGCTGGACTGGAAGACCATTACATGGGCAAAATGCACGGTTTGCCGATGGGCTGTGACGTATGCTACACGAACCACATGAAGGTCGATCAAAACGACATGGACAATCTCGGCATTTTGCTCTCGTCGGCAGGCGTTAACTTCGTGATCGGCGTAGCGATGGCAGACGATGTCATGCTCAACTATCAATCGACGAGCTTCCATGATATTGCGGCATTCCGTGAAGTGATGGGACTGCGACCTGCTCCTGATTTTGAAAAATGGCTGGAGAAAATGGGCATCATGGAAAACGGTAGGCTGACTGCAAAAGCAGGCGATCCGACAATCTTCATGTAA
- the eutC gene encoding ethanolamine ammonia-lyase subunit EutC, with protein MEQQLDFLVDKVVAELQKKLGEATEQAPSPKAETGLIQLRSEPKAEPVANATAAPTTAPVVNEQPAPSAEPERTTHVPNPKYKEGLDELLSSTPARIGVWRTGVRPLTKTMLELRRDHAAAVDAVYGEVSQAVLDQFSLFTVETQYDNTENYLKRPDMGRVLTEEGVRLLQERGQKKPQVQIVVSDGLSAAAVDANLKDVLPSLMDSLKSYGLTCGTPFFIKGGRVASMDHVGEILEPEVLVLLIGERPGLVTAHSMSAYMCYRPRKGMVESERTVISNIHRQGTSPVEAGAHIGTILSKMLEQKASGVKLVL; from the coding sequence ATGGAACAACAATTAGATTTCTTGGTAGATAAAGTAGTAGCAGAGCTGCAAAAGAAGCTGGGAGAAGCCACAGAACAAGCTCCGTCACCAAAAGCAGAGACAGGCTTGATTCAACTGAGATCGGAGCCAAAGGCAGAGCCAGTAGCGAATGCGACAGCCGCACCGACAACGGCTCCTGTAGTGAATGAGCAGCCTGCTCCATCAGCAGAACCAGAGAGAACCACACATGTACCGAATCCGAAGTACAAGGAAGGCTTGGATGAGCTGCTGTCCAGCACGCCAGCGCGCATCGGGGTTTGGCGTACAGGTGTGAGACCTTTGACCAAAACCATGCTCGAATTGCGTCGCGACCATGCTGCGGCTGTAGATGCTGTATACGGCGAAGTCAGTCAAGCGGTGCTCGACCAATTCTCCCTGTTCACAGTGGAAACACAGTATGACAACACCGAAAACTATTTGAAGCGTCCGGATATGGGGCGTGTCCTCACCGAGGAAGGCGTGCGCTTGCTGCAAGAGCGCGGTCAAAAGAAGCCACAGGTACAAATCGTCGTTTCAGACGGCTTGAGTGCCGCTGCGGTGGATGCGAACCTGAAAGACGTGCTTCCATCTCTGATGGACTCTCTGAAAAGCTACGGACTGACCTGCGGCACTCCGTTTTTTATCAAGGGCGGACGCGTAGCCAGCATGGATCACGTCGGCGAGATTCTGGAGCCAGAAGTATTGGTGCTCTTGATCGGAGAACGTCCAGGATTGGTTACGGCACATTCCATGAGTGCGTACATGTGCTACCGTCCACGCAAAGGTATGGTAGAATCAGAGCGTACAGTGATCTCGAATATTCATCGTCAAGGTACATCTCCGGTTGAGGCGGGGGCCCACATCGGGACAATCCTCTCCAAAATGTTGGAGCAAAAAGCAAGTGGTGTAAAACTAGTCTTGTAA